A DNA window from Fibrobacter sp. UWB4 contains the following coding sequences:
- a CDS encoding 4'-phosphopantetheinyl transferase superfamily protein — MIETIRVYIADISALKETSVFERFLGQVPEYRQKKAMSFKFPKGKMQSLGVGLLLQMACRDAGFDGADNHIAYGENGKPYLADFTDVHFNLSHSGERVMCVISPFEVGCDVEMIKGDRGKLAERFFKPEESAWIKHFETLDAQSEAFYRLWTLKECYMKVTGRGLSLMPDMFALHMDENENVSLFHDGDRPEYSFREIDLHDGYRYAYCIKNECKNAPQEVRCMNLKSLL, encoded by the coding sequence GTGATTGAAACGATCCGTGTTTATATTGCCGATATTTCTGCGTTGAAAGAAACGTCCGTTTTTGAGCGTTTTTTGGGGCAAGTTCCCGAATACCGCCAAAAAAAGGCAATGTCGTTTAAGTTCCCTAAAGGCAAAATGCAGTCGCTTGGCGTTGGGCTTTTGCTCCAGATGGCGTGTCGCGATGCCGGGTTTGATGGGGCTGACAATCATATTGCGTATGGCGAAAACGGCAAGCCGTATTTGGCTGATTTCACGGATGTGCATTTTAACTTGTCTCATTCGGGCGAGCGCGTGATGTGCGTGATTTCGCCATTCGAAGTCGGCTGCGATGTGGAAATGATCAAGGGCGACCGGGGCAAGCTTGCCGAGCGTTTTTTCAAGCCCGAGGAATCTGCATGGATCAAACATTTCGAAACGCTCGATGCGCAGTCCGAGGCGTTTTACAGGCTGTGGACGCTCAAGGAATGTTATATGAAAGTGACGGGTCGCGGCTTGTCGCTTATGCCGGATATGTTTGCGCTACACATGGACGAGAATGAAAATGTTTCGCTGTTTCACGATGGCGATCGCCCGGAATATTCTTTCCGAGAAATCGACTTGCACGACGGCTACCGCTATGCCTATTGCATCAAGAATGAATGCAAAAATGCACCTCAAGAAGTAAGGTGCATGAATCTAAAATCTTTATTGTAA
- a CDS encoding sensor domain-containing diguanylate cyclase, with protein MELMKIDYDLFKRILKEIPSNIFFKDTECRYVFSTHYWRHLQGADDPSWDIAGKTDLEIRKDKENAKLAMEQDREIIRTGKGTSYVIEINQDGVTEYLELIKNPVRDDDGNIIGIVGLINNVTEKVLLEKKLEKYAHTDMLTGLYNRNYFEEWIVNPIKPEMCPMCVISADCDGLKKTNDTYGHAIGDELIRLTASLFRVTLPENAVMFRVGGDEFFLVLPNTTQEECKKYIDNMNEMSRALLLKGKPICVSFGSCEIPSPSLSFMQAMETADKRMYMEKSIKYSETNE; from the coding sequence ATGGAATTGATGAAGATTGATTATGACCTCTTCAAGAGGATCTTGAAGGAAATTCCGTCGAATATTTTTTTCAAGGATACTGAATGCCGTTACGTTTTTTCAACACATTATTGGCGTCATTTGCAAGGTGCAGACGATCCTTCATGGGACATTGCTGGCAAGACAGATCTGGAAATTCGCAAGGATAAAGAGAATGCGAAACTCGCGATGGAACAGGATCGTGAAATTATTCGTACTGGCAAGGGTACGAGTTATGTTATCGAAATCAATCAAGATGGCGTGACTGAATATTTGGAGCTTATCAAGAATCCTGTTCGCGATGATGATGGCAATATCATTGGCATTGTTGGCCTTATCAACAATGTCACAGAAAAGGTTCTACTTGAAAAGAAACTTGAAAAGTATGCCCACACTGATATGCTCACGGGCTTATACAACCGAAATTATTTTGAGGAATGGATTGTAAATCCCATTAAGCCGGAAATGTGCCCGATGTGCGTGATTTCTGCGGACTGCGACGGTTTAAAGAAAACGAACGATACGTACGGACATGCCATCGGTGATGAACTGATTCGCCTGACGGCATCGCTGTTCCGCGTGACGCTTCCTGAAAATGCAGTGATGTTCCGAGTGGGCGGGGACGAATTTTTCCTTGTGCTCCCGAATACAACGCAAGAAGAGTGCAAAAAATATATTGACAACATGAATGAAATGTCTCGGGCACTTCTCTTGAAGGGCAAGCCGATTTGCGTTTCGTTTGGTTCTTGTGAAATACCGTCGCCATCGCTCAGCTTTATGCAAGCTATGGAAACTGCGGACAAACGAATGTATATGGAAAAAAGTATCAAGTACTCAGAGACGAATGAATAA
- the rd gene encoding rubredoxin, with product MAKYKCEACGYIYDPAVGDPDNGIAPGTAFEDLPDDWTCPICGVGKDMFVKEE from the coding sequence ATGGCAAAATACAAGTGCGAAGCCTGTGGTTACATCTACGACCCCGCTGTAGGCGATCCGGACAACGGCATTGCGCCGGGCACAGCTTTTGAAGACCTTCCAGACGATTGGACATGCCCCATTTGCGGTGTCGGCAAGGACATGTTCGTCAAGGAAGAATAA
- the ybaK gene encoding Cys-tRNA(Pro) deacylase — protein sequence MEIKKTNAARILDRQKISYELIPYKVDENDLGAQHVADSLGEDINQVFKTILVHGDKIGYLICVVPGNLEVDLKGAAKVSGNKKIDTVPLKDLTPLTGYIRGGCSPLGLKKNFPIFIHETAMQFPYIYVSAGERGLQLKVAPADLIKATRATVGVIARVHPEDPDAK from the coding sequence ATGGAAATAAAGAAGACAAACGCTGCACGCATTTTGGACAGACAAAAAATTTCATACGAACTCATCCCGTACAAGGTTGATGAAAACGATCTTGGAGCACAGCACGTGGCCGACAGCCTCGGCGAAGACATCAACCAGGTTTTCAAGACAATTCTCGTACACGGAGACAAAATCGGATACCTGATTTGCGTTGTGCCGGGCAATCTCGAAGTTGACCTGAAGGGAGCCGCCAAGGTGAGCGGCAACAAGAAAATCGATACCGTTCCGCTCAAGGATTTAACCCCGCTAACAGGCTATATTCGTGGCGGCTGCAGCCCGCTCGGACTCAAAAAGAACTTCCCTATTTTCATTCACGAGACGGCAATGCAGTTCCCGTACATTTACGTGAGCGCAGGCGAACGCGGTTTGCAGTTGAAAGTGGCACCGGCTGACTTGATCAAGGCAACGCGAGCCACAGTTGGCGTGATTGCACGAGTCCACCCAGAAGATCCGGACGCAAAGTAA
- a CDS encoding GGDEF domain-containing protein, translating to MQEVHLVEIYIADMLGLFLILGAIWSGAWKLQKKNKEDRLLLGIMLLIVCACVADAASFAVDNRPGELFRGLSYVSNFVLFFANLVIGPLWVMLVSRHIYGNVSRFQCVLMTSISGLVFALLIANFFYPVVFRISETNVYSRGPLFMVNNLMEVAFMIDGVIIYLIGRARSGGVKFFPVLQFVWPIFICVCLQNFFYGISTVWVGIAVGFTSLMLALQNENIFIDKLTRLFNRYYLDRISGTLKRSNKIAMMMIDMNGFKSINDNLGHSQGDDALFSMAEILRETVESHGTAVRYAGDEFVIVINTDNEQVAASYRDKIKQKLADFNKKRIKKYKLSASIGMGIFDLKQNNLDEILEIIDKRMYEDKKAYYEASANDRRRRR from the coding sequence ATGCAAGAAGTCCATTTGGTTGAAATTTATATTGCCGATATGTTGGGTCTCTTTTTGATTCTTGGTGCTATTTGGAGTGGCGCCTGGAAATTACAAAAGAAAAATAAAGAAGACCGGCTGCTTCTCGGAATCATGTTGCTTATTGTTTGCGCGTGCGTTGCTGATGCGGCGTCTTTTGCTGTGGATAATCGTCCCGGTGAATTGTTCCGTGGACTCAGCTATGTCTCGAACTTTGTTCTGTTTTTTGCAAATTTAGTGATCGGCCCGCTTTGGGTGATGCTTGTTTCCCGTCATATTTATGGAAATGTGTCGCGCTTCCAGTGCGTCTTGATGACTTCCATTTCCGGTCTTGTGTTTGCATTATTGATTGCCAATTTCTTTTATCCGGTTGTCTTTAGAATTAGCGAGACAAACGTGTATTCTCGCGGTCCGCTATTTATGGTGAATAACCTGATGGAAGTTGCTTTCATGATCGATGGTGTAATTATTTACTTGATTGGTAGAGCGCGTAGCGGCGGTGTTAAATTTTTCCCGGTATTGCAATTTGTGTGGCCTATATTTATTTGCGTGTGCCTGCAAAACTTTTTCTATGGAATATCGACTGTATGGGTTGGTATTGCCGTTGGCTTTACAAGCCTTATGCTTGCGCTGCAAAATGAGAATATATTTATTGACAAATTAACTAGACTTTTCAACCGCTATTATTTGGATAGAATTTCGGGAACCCTGAAGCGCAGTAACAAAATTGCAATGATGATGATTGATATGAATGGCTTTAAGAGCATCAATGATAATTTAGGCCATTCCCAGGGCGATGACGCTTTGTTCTCGATGGCTGAAATTTTGCGTGAAACCGTGGAGTCGCACGGTACTGCGGTTCGCTATGCTGGTGACGAATTTGTTATTGTTATAAATACGGACAATGAACAGGTTGCGGCTTCTTATCGTGATAAGATCAAGCAAAAGTTGGCTGACTTCAACAAGAAACGCATCAAGAAATACAAGCTGTCGGCTTCGATTGGCATGGGTATCTTTGATTTGAAGCAGAATAACCTTGATGAAATTCTGGAAATCATCGATAAGCGCATGTACGAAGACAAAAAGGCGTATTACGAAGCAAGCGCTAATGATCGCCGCCGTCGCCGATAA
- a CDS encoding glycoside hydrolase family 16 protein, whose amino-acid sequence MVWLAACSGDKICEPPIPAESSAESSSSVILSGDSRDDSAGSSTKSSDSRNSSSSAAGQSSSSSETVSSSSSETISSSNAEPVAQYLWHDEFDGETIDTSKWTFEIGTGAGGWGNNEWEYYTSRKENAYVKDGVLHIRAQKENYEGQKYTSARMLTKGKFAFKYGTVEARIALPTGKGIWPAFWMLGENFDTVGWPACGEIDIIEAVNSENKIYGTNHWANGSEYATYGNNTGDYRNQKFELDITQFHTYKFTWDEKYIRMFVDDFMYHEILIEGNEGDTEEFHKPFFFLLNVAVAGNWPGFEVDDSQFPNEMLVDYIRVGSRR is encoded by the coding sequence ATGGTTTGGTTGGCAGCATGTTCTGGGGACAAAATTTGCGAGCCACCCATTCCCGCCGAAAGTTCCGCGGAGTCCTCCTCATCCGTCATTCTGAGTGGCGACAGCCGCGATGATTCGGCTGGCTCATCAACCAAATCCAGTGACTCTAGGAATTCCTCAAGCAGCGCGGCAGGTCAATCTTCGAGCAGTTCTGAAACGGTTTCCTCAAGCAGCTCGGAAACAATTTCTTCAAGCAACGCCGAACCCGTAGCACAATACCTCTGGCATGATGAATTCGACGGCGAGACAATTGACACAAGCAAATGGACTTTCGAAATCGGAACGGGCGCAGGCGGCTGGGGCAACAACGAATGGGAATACTACACAAGCCGTAAAGAGAACGCCTACGTCAAGGACGGCGTCTTGCATATCCGCGCCCAGAAAGAAAATTACGAAGGGCAAAAGTACACCTCCGCACGTATGCTCACCAAAGGCAAGTTTGCATTCAAGTACGGCACGGTAGAAGCCCGCATCGCACTCCCGACCGGCAAGGGAATCTGGCCAGCATTCTGGATGCTCGGCGAGAACTTCGATACCGTCGGATGGCCCGCCTGCGGTGAAATCGACATCATCGAAGCGGTCAACAGTGAAAACAAAATCTACGGAACAAACCACTGGGCTAACGGTTCCGAATACGCTACCTACGGCAACAACACTGGCGACTACCGCAACCAGAAATTCGAACTCGACATCACGCAATTTCACACGTACAAATTCACGTGGGACGAGAAGTACATCCGCATGTTCGTCGATGACTTCATGTACCACGAAATTCTAATTGAAGGCAACGAGGGCGACACCGAAGAATTCCACAAGCCGTTCTTCTTCTTGCTGAATGTCGCCGTAGCAGGCAACTGGCCCGGCTTTGAAGTAGACGATTCGCAGTTCCCGAACGAAATGCTCGTCGATTATATTAGAGTAGGAAGTAGACGGTAA
- a CDS encoding histidine phosphatase family protein — protein MKNISAKYVVSALFVGLCMFAGCGDDTSSTIPLAPNTGAVSSSSADQPQSEPGDTQSSSSENISNPVSSSSVADSGVPASSSDANSSTVTSSSDGAIPPGTEFYTFETTPGALGIVPDADGFYDAGDIYKAVPKTSKIAFVLRHSKRSKNNTGKNSPLTPIGIQMAQTLGTKLAGDEAFYYASTDFVRTRATAENIATGRGETDMEVVTWDEGIYGSYFLTVPSDTLDALVSKRGGNPRYIAQYAYGVPYTNEIVAATIPAYFHDFFQRGNQFVNEVVVANMPNWKRVSVLISHDMLVAPLIILVSKRTIDLKIYEETNHWVNYLSGIAVIVDEAGVVTALPVRGDEVGWMRPKDEVNEGV, from the coding sequence ATGAAAAATATTTCCGCTAAGTATGTTGTGAGTGCCCTTTTTGTCGGGCTTTGCATGTTTGCCGGTTGCGGTGACGATACGTCTAGCACAATCCCCCTTGCTCCGAATACGGGGGCTGTTTCTTCGTCTAGTGCAGATCAGCCGCAAAGCGAGCCTGGCGATACCCAGTCCTCTTCTAGCGAAAATATTTCGAATCCCGTTTCCAGTTCTTCGGTTGCAGATTCTGGCGTTCCGGCAAGTTCGTCTGATGCTAATTCTTCTACGGTGACTTCTTCAAGCGATGGCGCCATTCCGCCTGGCACGGAATTCTACACTTTTGAAACGACTCCGGGTGCTCTTGGAATTGTCCCGGATGCCGATGGCTTCTACGATGCTGGCGATATCTACAAGGCTGTGCCCAAGACGAGCAAGATTGCGTTTGTACTTCGCCATTCCAAGCGTTCCAAGAACAATACGGGTAAAAATTCCCCGTTGACACCGATCGGTATCCAGATGGCCCAGACTCTCGGAACGAAGCTTGCTGGCGACGAAGCTTTCTATTACGCTTCGACGGACTTTGTGCGCACTCGTGCAACGGCCGAAAATATTGCTACTGGCCGTGGCGAAACAGATATGGAAGTGGTTACTTGGGACGAAGGCATTTATGGCAGCTACTTCCTGACAGTTCCTTCGGATACACTGGATGCGCTTGTTTCTAAGCGTGGTGGAAACCCGAGATATATCGCCCAGTATGCTTATGGTGTCCCGTACACGAACGAAATTGTTGCTGCGACCATTCCTGCTTATTTCCACGATTTCTTCCAGCGCGGAAACCAGTTTGTGAACGAAGTCGTTGTGGCGAACATGCCGAATTGGAAGCGTGTTAGCGTCCTTATTAGCCATGACATGCTGGTGGCTCCGCTTATCATTCTCGTTTCCAAGAGGACGATTGACTTGAAAATTTACGAAGAGACCAATCATTGGGTCAATTACCTTTCGGGTATTGCCGTAATCGTTGACGAGGCTGGGGTTGTGACGGCGCTCCCGGTTCGCGGCGATGAAGTGGGCTGGATGCGTCCGAAAGACGAAGTCAACGAAGGTGTCTAA
- a CDS encoding GNAT family N-acetyltransferase produces the protein MKKYNIRTEQPRDFKIVENLTREAFWNVYRPGCVEHFVLHHYRNDPSFIPELSFVMEVDGQIIGHVMYAWSKIDADDGRKIRMMTFGPISIHPDYKRQGYGKALLDYSMELARKMGAGCLLIVGNIGFYGKSGFVPAYTKGIRYADDPNSDAPYFLCKELDEGFLNGVTGSYKDPEGYFVTERMPEEFEKYEANFPHKEKLVLPGQL, from the coding sequence ATGAAAAAATACAATATCCGCACGGAACAACCGCGCGACTTTAAAATCGTCGAAAATCTCACCCGAGAAGCATTCTGGAACGTCTATCGTCCCGGCTGCGTGGAGCATTTTGTCCTCCACCATTACAGGAACGACCCAAGCTTCATCCCGGAACTCTCGTTCGTCATGGAAGTTGACGGACAAATTATCGGGCACGTAATGTACGCGTGGTCGAAAATCGATGCCGACGACGGACGCAAAATCCGCATGATGACATTCGGGCCCATCAGCATCCATCCGGACTACAAGCGACAGGGCTACGGCAAGGCACTCCTCGACTATTCCATGGAACTCGCGCGCAAGATGGGAGCAGGTTGCCTGCTCATCGTCGGGAACATCGGATTCTACGGCAAGAGCGGATTCGTCCCCGCCTACACCAAAGGAATCCGCTACGCCGACGACCCGAACAGCGACGCGCCATACTTCTTGTGCAAGGAACTCGACGAGGGATTCTTGAACGGAGTGACGGGTTCGTACAAAGACCCCGAGGGCTACTTCGTGACCGAGCGAATGCCCGAAGAATTCGAGAAGTACGAAGCAAATTTTCCGCATAAAGAAAAGCTAGTACTCCCCGGACAACTGTAA
- a CDS encoding Gfo/Idh/MocA family protein has translation MNRKYKAVLFGNGTMGERHRRFFEYSGVQFLKIFDLEDLDDAGNLKTSLVDEFVSNEKIDFAVIASPATTHYQYAKLCLERGISVFVEKPLATLGEQAQELVDLANRNNVILFVAQSECFNSVFLNFRKHFMNEIGTAGSAACIFRDATHVGIAANSSFRLEFRREHKYSARCRDVNVALDLLVHDLSLCLSMFRYEDLKVEKFTVSKNEDRAKMQINVAKGAHAGAEFDFIVDRNSDIDVRTISVEFVNDDGSSSCDYSVSLAPHNENGEVVHISDSLENEHKFFLKLMAGACSEWGRRAAQCAANAVKLATITTASS, from the coding sequence ATGAATAGAAAATACAAGGCTGTATTGTTTGGCAATGGAACGATGGGTGAGCGCCATCGCCGGTTTTTTGAATATTCCGGTGTACAGTTCCTAAAAATTTTTGACTTGGAAGATTTGGATGACGCAGGGAATTTAAAAACTTCGCTTGTTGATGAATTTGTATCAAACGAAAAGATAGACTTTGCCGTGATTGCGTCTCCGGCAACAACGCATTACCAGTATGCAAAGCTTTGTTTGGAACGTGGAATCTCCGTATTTGTTGAAAAACCGCTAGCAACGCTTGGCGAACAGGCGCAAGAATTGGTGGATTTGGCAAATCGCAATAATGTGATTTTATTTGTGGCGCAGTCGGAATGCTTTAATTCGGTATTCTTGAATTTCCGCAAACATTTTATGAATGAAATCGGAACTGCCGGGAGTGCCGCCTGCATTTTTCGAGATGCCACGCATGTTGGGATTGCTGCAAATTCGTCGTTCCGTTTGGAATTCCGTCGCGAACACAAGTATTCTGCGCGTTGCCGCGATGTGAACGTGGCGCTCGATTTGCTGGTGCATGACTTGAGCCTTTGCCTTTCGATGTTCCGCTATGAAGATTTGAAAGTGGAAAAGTTCACGGTTTCAAAAAACGAGGACCGTGCGAAAATGCAAATAAATGTTGCGAAAGGCGCCCATGCTGGGGCTGAATTCGACTTCATCGTGGACCGCAATAGCGATATCGATGTGCGGACAATTTCTGTGGAATTCGTGAACGACGATGGTAGCTCATCATGCGATTACTCGGTGAGTCTTGCACCGCATAACGAAAATGGCGAGGTCGTCCACATCTCAGATTCGCTCGAAAATGAGCACAAATTCTTCTTGAAGCTGATGGCTGGCGCCTGTTCTGAATGGGGGAGGCGAGCCGCGCAATGCGCCGCGAACGCCGTCAAGCTCGCGACAATTACCACCGCGTCGTCCTAA
- a CDS encoding glycogen/starch/alpha-glucan phosphorylase: MAKTTKNASDITVLGTDAEAFRKAFTDHIHHTLARSKYTVTDHEKFLAVAYAVRDRLVDRWIKTQNTYYEKDVKRVYYLSLEFLIGRTLGNSVLNLDVESAVTEALDEIGMTLEELREQEVDAGLGNGGLGRLAACFLDSMATLELPATGMGIRYEYGMFSQKIVNGEQEEQPDNWLRLPNPWEIARPANAIKVPFYGYVVSWMDENGRLRNRWETKDYVMALPYDTPIPGYKNNTVNNLRLWSAKSADDFGLSYFNNGDYIAAVQDMELSETISKVLYPNDASMNGKELRLKQQYFLCSASLQDIIKRFKKLHNNDWKLFPEKVAIQLNDTHPAISIAEMMRILLDIENLEWDEAWDIVTHTFAYTNHTLMPEALEKWPVSLFEKLLPRHLQIIYEINARFLRMVSMKWPGDNARLARMSLIEEGGCKMVRMAYLSIVGSFAVNGVAALHSDLLKTTLFKDFYELWPEKFNNKTNGVTPRRWVRKANPAMSELISSKIGESWVKDLDDLKKLEKFAKDADFQKKFMEVKKQNKERLAKYLKATQNVDVDTNTFFDVQVKRIHEYKRQLLNILHAIHLYIQVKDGKEIMPRTIMIGGKSAPGYWMAKQIIRLANAVASIIDADPDCKGKLKMVFLENYRVSFAEKIIPAADLSEQISTAGTEASGTGNMKFALNGALTIGTLDGANVEMKEEVGDDNIFIFGLTVEEVTDLLAKGYRPRDFYEHDDDLRRVIDLIASGFFSPDHPETFKHIAEKLLSHDPYMLCADFRSYVDMQKKVADAYQDKKHWAEMAILNVARMGKFSSDRTIKQYAEEIWNAKPCSIKL; the protein is encoded by the coding sequence ATGGCTAAAACTACCAAGAATGCAAGTGACATTACCGTGCTCGGTACCGATGCGGAAGCTTTCCGCAAAGCATTTACCGACCACATCCACCACACGCTCGCCCGCAGCAAATACACGGTGACGGACCACGAAAAGTTCCTCGCTGTGGCTTACGCCGTGCGTGATCGTCTTGTTGACCGTTGGATCAAGACGCAGAACACCTATTATGAAAAAGACGTCAAGCGCGTCTATTACCTCTCTCTCGAATTTTTGATTGGCCGTACGCTCGGCAACTCCGTGTTGAACCTCGACGTCGAAAGCGCCGTGACGGAAGCTCTTGACGAAATCGGCATGACGCTCGAAGAACTCCGCGAACAGGAAGTGGACGCAGGGCTTGGCAACGGCGGTCTTGGCCGCTTGGCAGCTTGCTTCCTCGACTCCATGGCTACGCTCGAGCTCCCGGCAACCGGTATGGGCATCCGTTACGAATACGGTATGTTCAGCCAGAAGATTGTGAACGGCGAACAGGAAGAACAGCCGGACAACTGGCTGCGTCTCCCGAACCCGTGGGAAATCGCCCGCCCGGCAAACGCTATCAAGGTGCCGTTCTACGGCTACGTGGTCAGCTGGATGGACGAAAACGGCCGCCTCCGCAACCGCTGGGAAACGAAGGACTACGTGATGGCCCTCCCGTACGATACGCCGATCCCGGGTTACAAGAACAACACTGTGAACAACCTCCGCCTCTGGAGCGCCAAGTCTGCTGACGACTTCGGTCTTAGCTACTTCAACAACGGTGACTACATCGCCGCTGTGCAGGACATGGAACTTTCCGAAACGATTTCCAAGGTCTTGTACCCGAACGACGCTTCCATGAACGGTAAGGAACTCCGCCTCAAGCAGCAGTACTTCCTCTGCTCGGCCTCCTTGCAGGACATCATCAAGCGCTTCAAGAAGCTCCACAACAACGACTGGAAGCTCTTCCCGGAAAAGGTCGCCATCCAGTTGAACGATACGCACCCGGCAATCTCTATCGCCGAAATGATGCGCATCCTCCTCGACATTGAAAACCTCGAATGGGACGAAGCTTGGGACATCGTGACTCACACGTTCGCTTATACGAACCACACGCTCATGCCGGAAGCTCTTGAAAAGTGGCCGGTAAGCTTGTTCGAAAAGCTCTTGCCGCGTCACCTCCAGATCATTTACGAAATCAATGCTCGCTTCCTCCGCATGGTTTCCATGAAGTGGCCTGGCGACAATGCTCGTCTCGCCCGCATGAGCCTTATCGAAGAAGGTGGCTGCAAGATGGTCCGCATGGCATACCTCTCCATCGTGGGTTCGTTTGCTGTGAACGGCGTGGCAGCACTCCACTCCGACCTTTTGAAGACGACGCTCTTCAAGGACTTCTACGAACTGTGGCCTGAAAAGTTCAACAACAAAACGAACGGCGTGACACCGCGTCGTTGGGTCCGCAAGGCTAACCCGGCTATGTCCGAACTCATCTCTTCTAAGATTGGTGAATCCTGGGTCAAGGATTTGGACGATTTGAAAAAGCTCGAAAAGTTCGCCAAGGACGCCGATTTCCAGAAGAAATTCATGGAAGTCAAGAAGCAGAACAAGGAACGCCTTGCCAAGTACCTCAAGGCAACGCAGAATGTCGATGTCGACACGAACACGTTCTTCGACGTGCAGGTCAAGCGTATTCACGAATACAAGCGCCAGCTCTTGAACATCCTCCATGCCATCCACCTTTACATCCAGGTGAAGGACGGCAAGGAAATCATGCCGCGCACCATCATGATCGGTGGTAAGTCCGCTCCGGGTTACTGGATGGCTAAGCAGATTATCCGTCTTGCTAACGCTGTCGCATCCATCATCGACGCTGATCCGGATTGCAAGGGCAAGCTCAAAATGGTGTTCCTCGAGAACTACCGCGTGTCCTTCGCCGAAAAGATCATCCCGGCCGCAGACCTTTCCGAACAGATTTCTACCGCCGGTACCGAAGCTTCTGGTACGGGCAACATGAAGTTTGCTTTGAACGGTGCTCTCACGATTGGTACGCTCGACGGCGCTAACGTGGAAATGAAGGAAGAAGTCGGTGACGACAACATCTTCATCTTCGGTCTCACCGTTGAAGAAGTGACGGACCTCCTCGCTAAGGGTTACCGTCCGCGCGACTTCTACGAGCATGACGACGATCTCCGCCGCGTGATTGACCTCATCGCTTCTGGCTTCTTCAGCCCGGATCATCCGGAAACCTTCAAGCACATTGCAGAAAAGCTCTTGTCGCATGACCCGTACATGCTCTGCGCAGACTTCCGCAGCTATGTGGATATGCAGAAGAAGGTTGCCGATGCTTACCAAGACAAGAAGCACTGGGCAGAAATGGCAATCCTCAACGTCGCTCGCATGGGCAAGTTCAGCTCCGACCGTACCATCAAGCAGTACGCCGAAGAAATCTGGAATGCCAAGCCGTGCAGCATTAAGCTGTAG
- a CDS encoding NAD(P)H-binding protein, producing the protein MKVALLGSTGLVGKSVAQLLSRLDDVESAYCPVRSVPDLNALGIFNGVSKFNFEAVDFDALLSARPEEQWASSVCNNLTGCDAVICCLGTTLKQAGSKPAQEKVDLRLPLTLAALAKRQGVKHFLCVSAMGANPHSPFFYNRLKGQLEEGLTMMGFESLTLVRPSLLLGKHKDKRFGEELMQKLFGAHPEWVPAHFRPVRAKTVAAHLVANLLKPPVDHVCATDGVKGKRIIYNRQLREL; encoded by the coding sequence ATGAAAGTCGCTCTTCTTGGTTCAACAGGACTTGTCGGGAAGAGCGTTGCTCAGCTGCTTTCCCGTCTAGATGACGTAGAATCTGCTTATTGCCCGGTGCGTTCGGTTCCAGACTTGAATGCGCTGGGCATTTTTAATGGCGTATCGAAGTTCAATTTTGAGGCGGTGGATTTTGATGCTCTTTTGAGTGCAAGGCCCGAAGAGCAATGGGCATCTAGCGTTTGCAATAACTTGACCGGTTGCGACGCTGTGATTTGCTGCCTGGGGACGACGCTCAAGCAGGCGGGGAGTAAGCCCGCCCAGGAAAAAGTTGATTTGCGTTTGCCGCTCACGCTTGCGGCACTTGCAAAGCGTCAGGGCGTCAAGCATTTTTTGTGTGTTAGCGCGATGGGGGCAAATCCGCATTCGCCGTTCTTCTATAACCGCCTGAAGGGGCAACTCGAAGAAGGCCTCACGATGATGGGCTTTGAATCGCTTACGCTCGTGCGACCGTCGCTTCTCCTCGGGAAGCACAAGGACAAACGCTTTGGCGAAGAGCTGATGCAAAAGCTTTTTGGGGCGCACCCGGAATGGGTTCCGGCGCATTTCCGTCCGGTGCGTGCAAAAACCGTTGCCGCGCATCTTGTGGCGAACTTGCTCAAGCCTCCTGTAGACCACGTTTGCGCAACCGATGGTGTAAAAGGCAAGCGCATTATCTATAACCGCCAACTTCGCGAATTATAA